In the Ramlibacter tataouinensis TTB310 genome, one interval contains:
- a CDS encoding tetratricopeptide repeat protein, protein MLALLIAIGFAVYGLYLNNPLIFDDVNLFHSEWLARAAIAPWELGSRGLPYFTLGWVETQFGSLPAHRLVGLAIHILVAFQLYRLLEELLQADRGLSPGTALAGTGDGIVAALVALAFVAHPVAVYGAAYLVQRTTVLAALFTLLCLRCLLQGIRGEQSTASAAIRAAGWASLAILSKEHAIVMPFAALALLVFVNGKPMSFLKLMGSFLALCLPAMMLAMRRSSHAFGRAHEPGLQELGKEVWGLPSLAGPYQTWLFSASTQAELYLRYAGQWLFPDTRQMSIDLRVDFLRDWNHSSAWLALSLFAAVPVTALVLAMWTRRCKLLAFSLSFTAGLFVVELATVRLQEPFVLYRSYLWAVGYAALAAAGLRHLNRKALLLAFAAIIPVLSIQSADRLESMRSRLALWEDAAEKLPKLEIAGAARIFFNRGRARFFAGDVIGAKSDIDQAIRLNPTHGPYRISRAVTLLRMGQPTDALDELDIARQSIPQSADLYYTRFLALTALERTTEAEASLELAALHGSFSAKQRIAARRSSDGIATVEMQ, encoded by the coding sequence GTGCTCGCACTGCTGATAGCGATCGGGTTCGCTGTCTACGGCCTCTACCTGAACAATCCCCTCATCTTCGATGACGTAAATCTGTTCCATAGCGAATGGCTGGCGCGGGCAGCGATCGCACCTTGGGAATTGGGGTCACGTGGGCTACCCTATTTCACTTTGGGGTGGGTTGAAACTCAGTTCGGCAGCTTGCCCGCGCACCGGCTGGTTGGCTTGGCCATACACATCCTGGTGGCCTTTCAGCTGTACCGCCTGTTGGAAGAACTGCTGCAGGCCGACAGGGGGCTCTCGCCCGGCACAGCACTGGCAGGTACCGGGGACGGCATCGTTGCAGCGCTCGTTGCGCTGGCATTTGTCGCCCATCCTGTCGCTGTTTATGGCGCGGCATACCTGGTGCAGCGCACCACCGTTCTTGCAGCGCTGTTCACTCTCCTTTGCCTGCGATGCCTGCTTCAGGGTATTCGCGGCGAGCAATCGACCGCATCAGCTGCGATTCGGGCTGCTGGGTGGGCCTCCCTGGCGATTCTTTCGAAAGAGCATGCCATCGTCATGCCGTTTGCTGCGCTTGCTTTGCTCGTGTTCGTCAACGGCAAGCCGATGTCTTTCCTCAAGTTGATGGGCAGCTTCCTAGCACTCTGTCTGCCTGCCATGATGCTTGCAATGAGGCGCAGCTCTCATGCGTTTGGCCGTGCACACGAACCGGGGCTGCAAGAGCTGGGGAAGGAGGTATGGGGGTTACCCAGCCTGGCAGGCCCCTACCAGACGTGGCTGTTTTCGGCATCCACACAAGCGGAGCTTTACCTTCGGTACGCAGGGCAATGGCTTTTCCCAGATACGCGGCAAATGTCGATCGATCTGCGGGTGGATTTTCTGCGCGATTGGAATCACAGCAGCGCTTGGCTAGCCCTGTCTTTGTTTGCCGCTGTACCGGTAACAGCCTTGGTGCTGGCAATGTGGACCCGGCGCTGCAAGCTGCTCGCTTTTTCGCTGAGTTTTACCGCAGGTTTGTTTGTTGTGGAGCTGGCAACTGTGCGGCTGCAGGAACCATTCGTCCTGTACCGCAGCTACTTGTGGGCTGTCGGCTATGCCGCGCTGGCTGCGGCGGGGTTGCGGCACCTGAATCGCAAGGCATTGTTGCTCGCTTTTGCCGCGATCATTCCAGTGCTTTCAATCCAATCCGCAGACCGTTTGGAATCCATGCGCAGTCGCCTCGCCCTTTGGGAGGATGCTGCTGAGAAGCTTCCCAAACTGGAAATCGCCGGTGCAGCGCGCATTTTCTTCAATCGAGGGCGAGCGCGGTTCTTTGCGGGGGACGTGATCGGGGCAAAAAGCGACATTGATCAAGCCATTCGCTTGAACCCAACCCATGGGCCCTATCGCATCTCACGCGCCGTCACACTGCTGCGAATGGGCCAGCCAACAGATGCGCTCGACGAACTTGACATAGCTCGTCAGTCTATTCCCCAAAGTGCAGACTTGTACTACACGCGCTTTCTGGCTTTGACGGCGCTCGAGCGGACTACGGAAGCTGAAGCCTCCCTTGAGCTTGCCGCGCTTCATGGGAGCTTTTCCGCCAAGCAACGCATCGCCGCACGTCGCTCCAGTGACGGCATCGCGACAGTCGAGATGCAGTAA
- a CDS encoding DUF3717 domain-containing protein — MAAIHITDIEAAINFWREKKPSPDGVTLAPELRALAEVYALMIFYHEDEAAERGFPPKAYEAWKAWYDSTPDTPCIAICSTSQGDPVCKGCGRTEDEVQHWPAMSPAEKRQTWRRITLHGDAWRFNRYRERAAEGAGKAGAAGTQTPATG, encoded by the coding sequence ATGGCCGCCATCCACATCACCGACATCGAGGCCGCGATCAACTTCTGGCGCGAGAAAAAGCCCTCGCCCGACGGGGTGACGCTCGCGCCCGAGCTGCGCGCCCTGGCCGAGGTCTATGCCCTGATGATCTTCTACCATGAGGACGAGGCCGCCGAGCGGGGCTTCCCGCCCAAGGCCTACGAGGCCTGGAAGGCCTGGTACGACAGCACGCCCGACACGCCGTGCATCGCGATCTGCTCCACCAGCCAGGGCGACCCGGTGTGCAAGGGCTGCGGGCGCACCGAGGACGAGGTCCAGCACTGGCCGGCGATGAGCCCGGCCGAGAAGCGCCAGACCTGGCGGCGCATCACCCTGCACGGCGATGCCTGGCGCTTCAACCGCTACCGCGAGCGCGCGGCGGAGGGCGCGGGCAAGGCCGGCGCCGCCGGGACCCAAACGCCCGCCACGGGTTGA
- a CDS encoding YaeQ family protein — translation MALKSTIFKAQLQLADIDHGYYADHALTLARHPSETDERMMVRLAALALNAHALQTQCNGDGTLAFGAGLSDPDEPDVWLRDFTGRTRLWIEVGQPEDKPVAKACGKADRVCVYAFSYAAEVWWRGVEGRLSRLANLEVWRLPPEASQALAQLAARTMQLQATLQEGVLTLGDGERSLDVEPLRWK, via the coding sequence ATGGCGCTGAAGTCCACCATCTTCAAGGCCCAGCTGCAGCTGGCCGACATCGACCACGGCTACTACGCCGACCATGCGCTGACGCTGGCGCGGCACCCCAGCGAGACCGACGAGCGCATGATGGTGCGGCTGGCGGCGCTGGCGCTGAACGCGCATGCGCTGCAAACCCAGTGCAACGGGGATGGCACGCTGGCCTTCGGCGCGGGCCTGTCCGATCCCGACGAACCCGACGTGTGGCTGCGCGACTTCACCGGCCGCACCCGGCTGTGGATCGAGGTCGGCCAGCCGGAGGACAAGCCGGTGGCCAAGGCCTGCGGCAAGGCCGACCGGGTGTGCGTCTACGCCTTCAGCTACGCGGCCGAGGTCTGGTGGCGTGGCGTCGAGGGCCGGCTCTCGCGCCTGGCCAACCTGGAGGTCTGGCGCCTGCCGCCCGAGGCCAGCCAGGCGTTGGCGCAACTGGCGGCACGCACCATGCAGCTGCAGGCGACGCTGCAGGAAGGCGTGCTGACGCTGGGCGACGGGGAGCGCAGCCTCGACGTGGAACCGCTGCGCTGGAAGTGA
- a CDS encoding phage holin family protein, with product MKLIAKWLLSATALLFLTYVYAGVEVRSFGAALLAAFVIGLFNGVVRPVLVVLTLPVTVVTLGLFLFIINALMFWAAAGVLENFHVRGFGAALLGSLIYSAIGLVIDSALERLFPKQ from the coding sequence ATGAAGCTCATCGCCAAGTGGTTGCTCAGCGCGACGGCGCTGCTGTTCCTGACCTATGTGTATGCCGGCGTCGAGGTGCGCAGCTTCGGCGCCGCGCTGCTGGCGGCCTTCGTCATCGGCCTGTTCAACGGCGTGGTGCGGCCGGTGCTGGTGGTGCTGACCCTGCCGGTGACCGTGGTGACGCTGGGGCTGTTCCTGTTCATCATCAACGCCCTGATGTTCTGGGCCGCCGCCGGCGTGCTGGAGAACTTCCACGTGCGCGGCTTCGGCGCCGCGCTGCTCGGGTCGCTGATCTATTCGGCGATCGGCCTCGTCATCGACTCAGCGCTCGAGCGCCTGTTCCCGAAGCAGTGA